In Micrococcus luteus NCTC 2665, a single window of DNA contains:
- the rplQ gene encoding 50S ribosomal protein L17, sunset domain variant encodes MPTPTKGPRLGGSPAHERIMLANMSAQLFEHKSITTTLTRAKRLRPYAERLITFAKKGDLPARRKVQGLIAAKNRTNKAVVHELFTVIGPAMAERNGGYTRITKIGNRHGDNAPMAVIELIMDPISGKQAVVREAKQAAASAPAAPAESTPVEAVDPAATEEVTVAESQETAAEIDGAVPTNEDGSAPAEATIKGNASSKKYHVPGSRWYDQTTAEVWFSTVEEAKAAGFEPAGGEAAQKMA; translated from the coding sequence ATGCCTACCCCCACCAAGGGTCCGCGTCTGGGCGGCAGCCCGGCCCACGAGCGCATCATGCTGGCGAACATGTCCGCCCAGCTGTTCGAGCACAAGTCGATCACCACGACGCTCACCCGCGCCAAGCGCCTGCGCCCCTACGCCGAGCGTCTGATCACCTTCGCCAAGAAGGGCGATCTGCCGGCCCGCCGCAAGGTGCAGGGTCTCATCGCCGCCAAGAACCGCACCAACAAGGCGGTCGTGCACGAGCTGTTCACCGTGATCGGCCCCGCGATGGCCGAGCGCAACGGCGGCTACACCCGCATCACCAAGATCGGCAACCGCCATGGCGACAACGCGCCCATGGCCGTGATCGAGCTGATCATGGACCCGATCTCCGGCAAGCAGGCCGTGGTGCGTGAGGCCAAGCAGGCCGCCGCGTCCGCGCCGGCCGCCCCGGCGGAGTCCACCCCGGTGGAGGCCGTCGACCCGGCCGCCACCGAGGAGGTCACCGTGGCCGAGTCGCAGGAGACCGCCGCCGAGATCGACGGTGCCGTGCCCACCAACGAGGACGGCTCGGCTCCGGCGGAGGCCACCATCAAGGGCAACGCCAGCTCGAAGAAGTACCACGTCCCCGGCTCGCGCTGGTACGACCAGACCACCGCCGAGGTCTGGTTCTCCACCGTCGAGGAGGCCAAGGCCGCGGGCTTCGAGCCCGCCGGTGGCGAGGCCGCCCAGAAGATGGCCTGA
- the rplM gene encoding 50S ribosomal protein L13, producing MRTYSPKPGDADRQWHIIDATDVVLGRLASHTATLLRGKHKPTFAPHMDMGDYVIIVNAEKVALTGAKLEKKRAYRHSGYPGGLKSQSYAELLETNPVRAVEKAVKGMLPKNSLAAQQLSKLKVYKGAEHPHTAQQPQTFEIGQVAQ from the coding sequence GTGCGTACGTACTCTCCCAAGCCTGGCGACGCCGACCGTCAGTGGCACATCATCGATGCCACCGACGTCGTCCTCGGCCGCCTGGCCTCCCACACCGCCACCCTCCTGCGCGGCAAGCACAAGCCGACGTTCGCCCCCCACATGGACATGGGCGACTACGTCATCATCGTGAACGCCGAGAAGGTCGCCCTCACCGGCGCCAAGCTCGAGAAGAAGCGCGCCTACCGCCACTCGGGCTACCCGGGCGGCCTGAAGTCGCAGTCCTACGCCGAGCTGCTCGAGACCAACCCGGTCCGCGCCGTGGAGAAGGCCGTCAAGGGCATGCTCCCGAAGAACTCGCTGGCCGCCCAGCAGCTCTCCAAGCTGAAGGTGTACAAGGGCGCCGAGCACCCGCACACCGCCCAGCAGCCCCAGACCTTCGAGATCGGCCAGGTCGCCCAGTGA
- a CDS encoding peptidoglycan recognition protein family protein, which translates to MPDVTPPPPSRSWTRRSVLGGTGLAIAAGVAGCGRDEQAEQSSEGDEQTTRLPAPDIITTAQWGAMQPNYYLQTLNERPSYLVIHHTTTPNVTDGSREAAESIAQVVQNAHMSPANDWGDTGQHFTVSRGGFAMEGRHGSRHALEGGQTFMLGVHALGFNAYALGIECEGLYMLNPPPQSLYAGLVPLVAYICQQYELPPSRIIGHRDVTATSCCGDAFYAKLPILREDVRLSLASGEYHVSEGFGADNLFDDAHVTPEYVEEERG; encoded by the coding sequence ATGCCCGACGTGACCCCGCCCCCGCCCTCCCGTTCCTGGACGCGCCGCAGCGTGCTGGGCGGCACGGGCCTGGCGATCGCCGCCGGCGTGGCCGGCTGCGGGCGTGATGAGCAGGCCGAGCAGAGCTCGGAGGGCGACGAGCAGACCACCCGCCTGCCCGCCCCGGACATCATCACCACCGCGCAGTGGGGCGCCATGCAGCCCAACTACTACCTGCAGACCCTGAACGAGCGCCCCTCGTACCTGGTGATCCACCACACCACCACGCCGAACGTCACGGACGGCTCCCGGGAGGCGGCGGAGAGCATCGCGCAGGTGGTCCAGAACGCGCACATGAGCCCCGCGAACGACTGGGGCGACACCGGGCAGCACTTCACCGTCTCCCGCGGCGGCTTCGCGATGGAGGGCCGCCACGGCTCCCGGCACGCGCTCGAGGGCGGACAGACGTTCATGCTCGGCGTCCACGCGCTCGGTTTCAACGCGTATGCGCTCGGCATCGAGTGCGAGGGGCTGTACATGCTGAACCCGCCGCCGCAGAGCCTCTACGCCGGCCTGGTGCCGCTCGTCGCCTACATCTGCCAGCAGTACGAGCTGCCGCCGTCCCGCATCATCGGCCACCGCGACGTCACCGCCACCAGCTGCTGCGGCGACGCGTTCTACGCCAAGCTGCCGATCCTGCGCGAGGACGTCCGCCTCTCCCTGGCCTCGGGCGAGTACCACGTCTCGGAGGGCTTCGGGGCGGACAACCTCTTCGACGACGCACACGTCACCCCGGAGTACGTGGAGGAGGAGCGCGGCTGA
- the glmM gene encoding phosphoglucosamine mutase encodes MSRLFGTDGVRGLANETLTVELSVQLAQAASPVLGAEAFDAGRRPVAVVARDPRISGEFIAAAVQAGLASSGVDVWDAGVLPTPAAAYLVGDLDADFGVMISASHNPAPDNGIKFLARGGEKLTDAQEDEIIRHLEGVTPRRPQGADVGRVRVFADAEDRYVLHLLQTLPHRLDGLKVVLDCAHGAAAGCSPEAFRAAGAEVVVIGASPDGLNINDGYGSTHLEKLQAAVREHGADLGIAHDGDADRCLAVDERGEVVDGDQIMGVMAVALKDRGVLRDDTLVVTVMSNLGLKLAMGREGVQLVETQVGDRYVLAGMKLGDYSLGGEQSGHVIFSDHATTGDGVLTGLQLASRVAETGTPLSELAAVMDRLPQVLVNVRGVDKSRAAEDEAVQAAVAEAEARLGETGRVLLRPSGTEPVVRVMVEAPDEETAGREAQVLADVVQRELRLHD; translated from the coding sequence ATGTCGAGATTGTTCGGAACCGATGGCGTCCGTGGCCTGGCCAACGAGACCCTCACCGTGGAGTTGTCCGTCCAGCTGGCCCAGGCCGCCTCGCCCGTCCTCGGTGCGGAGGCCTTCGACGCCGGCCGACGCCCGGTCGCCGTCGTGGCCCGGGACCCGCGCATCAGCGGCGAGTTCATCGCGGCCGCCGTGCAGGCGGGCCTGGCGTCCTCGGGCGTGGACGTGTGGGATGCGGGCGTGCTGCCGACCCCCGCCGCCGCCTATCTCGTGGGGGACCTGGACGCCGACTTCGGCGTGATGATCTCCGCCTCCCACAACCCGGCCCCGGACAACGGCATCAAGTTCCTCGCGCGCGGCGGCGAGAAGCTGACCGACGCGCAGGAGGACGAGATCATCCGTCACCTCGAGGGCGTGACGCCGCGGCGGCCCCAGGGCGCGGACGTGGGCCGCGTGCGCGTCTTCGCGGACGCCGAGGACCGCTACGTCCTCCACCTCCTGCAGACCCTCCCGCACCGGCTGGACGGGCTCAAGGTGGTCCTGGACTGCGCCCACGGTGCGGCCGCCGGCTGCTCGCCCGAGGCGTTCCGCGCCGCCGGCGCGGAGGTCGTCGTGATCGGCGCGTCCCCGGACGGGCTCAACATCAACGACGGCTACGGCTCCACCCACCTCGAAAAGCTCCAGGCGGCCGTGCGCGAGCACGGCGCGGACCTCGGCATCGCGCACGACGGCGACGCCGACCGGTGCCTCGCCGTGGACGAGCGCGGCGAGGTCGTCGACGGCGACCAGATCATGGGTGTCATGGCCGTGGCACTCAAGGACCGCGGCGTCCTGCGCGACGACACCCTGGTCGTGACCGTCATGTCCAACCTGGGCCTGAAGCTGGCCATGGGCCGGGAGGGCGTCCAGCTCGTCGAGACCCAGGTGGGCGACCGCTACGTCCTGGCCGGCATGAAGCTCGGCGACTACTCGCTCGGCGGCGAGCAGTCCGGCCATGTGATCTTCTCGGACCACGCCACCACCGGCGATGGGGTCCTCACCGGCCTGCAGCTCGCCTCCCGCGTCGCCGAGACCGGCACCCCGCTCTCCGAGCTGGCCGCGGTGATGGACCGGCTGCCCCAGGTCCTCGTGAACGTGCGCGGCGTGGACAAGTCCCGCGCCGCCGAGGACGAGGCCGTCCAGGCGGCGGTGGCCGAGGCGGAGGCCCGCCTCGGCGAGACCGGCCGCGTGCTGCTGCGCCCGTCGGGCACGGAGCCGGTCGTGCGCGTCATGGTCGAGGCCCCGGACGAGGAGACCGCCGGCCGGGAGGCCCAGGTGCTGGCCGACGTCGTGCAGCGCGAGCTGCGCCTGCACGACTGA
- the mscL gene encoding large conductance mechanosensitive channel protein MscL: MIQGFKDFIMKGNVLDLAVAVIIGAAFGKIVNALVEAVLMPLIAAAVGSPNFDSFAVLTVNGNDVKFGVLITAIVNFLLIAAAVYFAIVMPMNKMVEARNRRLGIDPAEEEVAADVAVLTEIRDLLAERRGGPTSGTTAL; encoded by the coding sequence ATGATCCAGGGATTCAAAGACTTCATCATGAAGGGCAACGTCCTCGACCTTGCCGTCGCCGTCATCATCGGCGCCGCCTTCGGCAAGATCGTGAACGCGCTCGTCGAGGCGGTCCTCATGCCGCTCATCGCCGCCGCCGTGGGCTCGCCGAACTTCGACTCGTTCGCCGTGCTGACGGTCAACGGCAACGACGTGAAGTTCGGCGTGCTGATCACCGCCATCGTCAACTTCCTGCTCATCGCCGCGGCCGTGTACTTCGCCATCGTGATGCCGATGAACAAGATGGTCGAGGCCCGCAACCGCCGCCTCGGCATCGACCCCGCCGAGGAGGAGGTGGCCGCCGACGTCGCCGTGCTCACCGAGATCCGCGACCTGCTCGCCGAGCGCCGCGGCGGCCCCACCTCCGGGACCACCGCCCTCTGA
- the rpsI gene encoding 30S ribosomal protein S9 codes for MSINENDDVELTSYTSESTATAEAPAASERPALTVPGSAVGRRKEAVARVRLIPGSGQWTINGRALENYFPNKLHQQEVSDPFTLLELTGAYDVIARIHGGGPSGQAGALRLGISRALNEIDREHNRPALKKAGFLTRDARVIERKKAGLKKARKASQFSKR; via the coding sequence ATGAGCATCAACGAGAACGACGACGTGGAGCTGACGAGCTACACCTCTGAGTCCACCGCCACCGCCGAGGCCCCCGCCGCCTCCGAGCGCCCGGCCCTGACCGTGCCCGGCTCCGCCGTCGGCCGCCGCAAGGAGGCCGTGGCCCGCGTGCGCCTCATCCCCGGCTCCGGCCAGTGGACCATCAACGGCCGCGCCCTGGAGAACTACTTCCCGAACAAGCTGCACCAGCAGGAGGTCTCCGACCCCTTCACGCTGCTGGAGCTGACCGGCGCCTACGACGTGATCGCCCGCATCCACGGCGGCGGCCCCTCCGGCCAGGCCGGTGCGCTGCGCCTGGGCATCTCCCGCGCCCTCAACGAGATCGACCGCGAGCACAACCGCCCGGCGCTCAAGAAGGCCGGCTTCCTGACCCGCGACGCGCGCGTCATCGAGCGCAAGAAGGCCGGCCTCAAGAAGGCCCGCAAGGCCTCGCAGTTCTCGAAGCGCTGA
- a CDS encoding tRNA pseudouridine synthase A has protein sequence MSEQHCPDAPPAPGEPASVRVRLDLAYDGGAFHGWARQPGLDSVQGALEDGLERILRRPVRTVVAGRTDAGVHARGQVVHLDLAETEWAGLTRGRPGLEPATSLTRRLGGVLSGWGGAVVVHGARRAPAGFDARFSALWREYEYRIDDVPAARDPRTRGFTHWHGAALDDRLMALEADAVLGLHDFLSFCRPRAGATTIREVQHLEVRRDEDGVVRVRIRADAFCHNMVRAMVGALLQVGEGVREPGWLAHRVARPARDSEVRLAPPGGLTLLAVGYPDEAEELRRRAEGTRAKRTL, from the coding sequence ATGAGCGAGCAGCACTGCCCGGACGCCCCGCCGGCGCCCGGGGAACCCGCGTCCGTGCGAGTCCGCCTGGACCTGGCGTACGACGGCGGCGCCTTCCACGGCTGGGCCCGCCAGCCCGGTCTCGACTCGGTCCAGGGTGCGCTGGAGGACGGGCTCGAGCGGATCCTGCGCCGGCCCGTGCGCACGGTGGTCGCCGGACGCACCGACGCGGGGGTGCACGCGCGCGGCCAGGTCGTCCACCTCGACCTGGCCGAGACGGAGTGGGCGGGCCTGACCCGCGGCCGGCCCGGCCTGGAGCCGGCCACCTCCCTCACCCGACGCCTCGGCGGGGTGCTCTCCGGGTGGGGCGGGGCCGTCGTCGTGCACGGGGCCCGGCGGGCCCCCGCGGGCTTCGACGCGCGGTTCAGCGCGCTGTGGCGCGAGTACGAGTACCGGATCGACGACGTACCCGCCGCGCGTGATCCGCGCACGCGGGGCTTCACCCACTGGCACGGCGCCGCCCTGGACGATCGCCTCATGGCGCTGGAGGCCGACGCCGTCCTCGGGCTGCACGACTTCCTGTCCTTCTGCCGGCCCCGCGCGGGCGCCACGACCATCCGCGAGGTCCAGCACCTGGAGGTGCGACGCGATGAGGACGGCGTCGTGCGCGTCCGGATCCGGGCCGACGCGTTCTGCCACAACATGGTCCGGGCGATGGTCGGGGCGCTGCTCCAGGTGGGGGAGGGGGTACGCGAGCCCGGCTGGCTCGCGCACCGGGTGGCGAGGCCGGCCCGCGATTCCGAGGTGCGCCTCGCCCCGCCCGGGGGGCTGACGCTGCTCGCCGTCGGCTATCCCGACGAGGCGGAGGAGCTGCGCCGGCGCGCCGAGGGCACCCGGGCGAAGCGGACCCTGTGA
- the ppk2 gene encoding polyphosphate kinase 2, giving the protein MAENTSPTPDPRTRGEHGTEHAAQAPFAVTRDYAAEVDEIRELGRKLGGEKKTPTPDPQAWREGYPYKTKLSRKSYERRKRELQIELLKMQLWVKETGQKVLIIFEGRDAAGKGGAIKRFNEHLNPRGARTVALEKPTEEEASQWYFQRYIQHLPSGGEIVMFDRSWYNRAGVERVMGYCTAQQYLEFMRETPELERMLVNSGVHIIKFWFSVSQREQLNRFAARETDPVRRWKLSPTDLASLDKWDDYTNAKEAMFFYTHTADAPWTVVKSNDKKRARLEAIRHVLHTLPYPDKDERIVHRPDPQICGPANALAEYGEVSGGSFPRVR; this is encoded by the coding sequence GTGGCCGAGAACACGAGTCCTACGCCCGACCCCCGCACCCGTGGCGAGCACGGCACGGAGCACGCCGCGCAGGCCCCCTTCGCCGTAACCCGTGACTACGCCGCCGAGGTGGACGAGATCCGGGAGCTCGGCCGCAAGCTCGGCGGGGAGAAGAAGACCCCCACCCCGGACCCGCAGGCCTGGCGTGAGGGCTACCCGTACAAGACCAAGCTCAGCCGCAAGAGCTACGAGCGACGCAAGCGTGAGCTGCAGATCGAGCTGCTGAAGATGCAGCTCTGGGTCAAGGAGACCGGCCAGAAGGTCCTGATCATCTTCGAGGGCCGCGACGCCGCCGGCAAGGGCGGCGCCATCAAGCGCTTCAACGAGCACCTCAACCCCCGCGGCGCCCGGACCGTGGCCCTGGAGAAGCCCACGGAGGAGGAGGCCTCGCAGTGGTACTTCCAGCGCTACATCCAACACCTGCCCTCCGGCGGCGAGATCGTGATGTTCGACCGCTCCTGGTACAACCGGGCCGGCGTCGAGCGCGTCATGGGCTACTGCACGGCGCAGCAGTACCTCGAGTTCATGCGCGAGACCCCTGAGCTGGAGCGCATGCTCGTCAACTCCGGTGTGCACATCATCAAGTTCTGGTTCTCCGTGTCCCAGCGTGAGCAGCTCAACCGCTTCGCCGCGCGGGAGACCGACCCCGTGCGTCGCTGGAAGCTCTCGCCCACCGACCTGGCCTCCCTGGACAAGTGGGACGACTACACGAACGCGAAGGAGGCCATGTTCTTCTACACGCACACGGCCGACGCCCCGTGGACCGTCGTGAAGTCGAACGACAAGAAGCGCGCCCGCCTCGAGGCCATCCGCCATGTGCTGCACACGCTGCCCTACCCGGACAAGGACGAGCGCATCGTCCACCGCCCCGACCCGCAGATCTGCGGCCCGGCCAACGCGCTGGCCGAGTACGGCGAGGTCTCCGGCGGCTCGTTCCCGCGCGTGCGCTGA
- a CDS encoding M15 family metallopeptidase has translation MPASGSSSAAASSRAASSTAPSSSTHADPAALDVVVNKTRPVAPPDWAPSDLVAVPGSELPLRAEAATAAGDLLDAAAAAGHDLTTLSAYRSYDYQVRTYGHWVDELGRAEADRVSARPGYSEHQTGLAWDVGDAATPTCDLEACFGDTAAGRWVAAHAAEHGFVIRYPAGAEDETGFAHEPWHLRYVGSAEAARVEAAGGVLETAWGLPPAPDYAD, from the coding sequence ATGCCGGCTTCCGGCTCCTCGAGCGCGGCCGCGTCGTCCCGCGCCGCCTCGAGCACGGCGCCGTCGTCGAGCACGCACGCCGACCCGGCCGCCCTCGACGTCGTCGTGAACAAGACCCGCCCCGTGGCCCCGCCCGACTGGGCGCCCTCGGATCTGGTGGCCGTGCCCGGCAGCGAGCTGCCCCTGCGGGCGGAGGCCGCGACGGCGGCCGGTGACCTGCTGGATGCGGCCGCGGCGGCGGGCCACGACCTCACCACCCTGAGCGCCTACCGCTCGTACGACTACCAGGTCCGGACGTACGGCCACTGGGTCGACGAGCTGGGCCGCGCCGAGGCCGACCGCGTCTCGGCGCGTCCGGGGTACTCCGAGCACCAGACCGGCCTGGCCTGGGACGTGGGCGACGCCGCGACCCCCACGTGTGACCTCGAGGCGTGCTTCGGCGACACCGCCGCGGGCCGCTGGGTGGCCGCGCACGCCGCCGAGCACGGGTTCGTCATCCGCTATCCCGCCGGGGCCGAGGACGAGACGGGCTTCGCCCACGAGCCCTGGCACCTGCGCTACGTCGGGTCCGCGGAGGCGGCCCGGGTCGAGGCGGCCGGCGGCGTCCTCGAGACCGCGTGGGGTCTGCCTCCGGCGCCGGACTACGCGGACTGA